In one Parageobacillus genomosp. 1 genomic region, the following are encoded:
- a CDS encoding rhodanese-like domain-containing protein, with protein MNALLIILGAIIVYSVITFLMQRKMVKALTEEEFRAGYRKAQLIDVREPDEFAAGHILGARNIPLTQLRMRMKELRKDQPIYLYCQNGLRSGRAAQMLYRKGYRDLYHLKGGFKTWTGKIKKKA; from the coding sequence GTGAACGCACTATTGATCATTCTCGGCGCGATTATCGTTTATTCAGTCATCACCTTCTTGATGCAGCGAAAAATGGTGAAAGCGTTGACGGAAGAAGAATTCCGCGCCGGTTACCGCAAAGCGCAATTAATTGACGTCCGTGAACCGGATGAGTTTGCGGCTGGACATATTTTAGGGGCGCGCAATATTCCTTTAACCCAGCTACGCATGCGCATGAAAGAGCTGCGGAAGGATCAGCCGATTTATTTATACTGCCAAAACGGGCTGCGCAGCGGCCGCGCCGCGCAAATGCTGTACCGCAAAGGCTACCGCGATTTGTACCATTTAAAAGGCGGTTTTAAAACGTGGACGGGCAAAATCAAGAAAAAAGCTTAA
- a CDS encoding ABC transporter permease: MIRILMRDKLFMLGFLFVSILLLLSLLNSMINDGNIRQVPILFDKNGNVIGAPPFAPSLRFPLGTDRNGYDMLYIIIQGAKFTIGIALLITMLRMALSIMIGGTLGVYCKKWIPKLENFFDSFTVVPLTLIAYFILVNVLWMPIDGFPHPFWKRAVFEVFVLTVLALPTLSFYIANDIRRVYREEFVQAAKILGGSKWHIFKVHVLPHVLENWVLLSIQQFIQVLMVLAHLGVLQLFFGGTYVDYMQMDPPKTISYEWSGLIGDSYPFISIYPWIPLVPIVFFSLTIIAAQLMLNGVKRAFVSKNVVKTTDLS, translated from the coding sequence TTGATTCGTATATTGATGCGGGACAAGTTATTTATGCTGGGGTTCCTTTTTGTCAGCATATTGCTCCTCTTAAGTTTATTAAACAGCATGATCAATGATGGGAACATTCGGCAAGTACCAATTCTTTTTGATAAAAACGGTAATGTCATCGGCGCTCCTCCTTTTGCGCCTTCTCTTCGTTTTCCATTAGGGACTGATCGCAATGGATATGACATGCTCTATATTATTATACAAGGTGCAAAATTTACTATAGGAATCGCTTTACTCATCACGATGTTGCGCATGGCTTTGTCGATTATGATCGGTGGGACGTTAGGCGTTTACTGCAAAAAATGGATCCCAAAACTGGAAAACTTCTTTGATAGTTTTACTGTCGTTCCATTAACGTTAATCGCTTACTTTATTTTAGTCAATGTGCTGTGGATGCCGATCGACGGGTTTCCGCATCCTTTTTGGAAACGGGCCGTATTTGAAGTATTTGTTCTGACGGTTCTTGCTCTTCCAACGTTGTCATTTTATATTGCCAATGATATACGGAGAGTGTATAGAGAAGAGTTTGTTCAAGCGGCTAAAATATTAGGCGGTTCCAAATGGCATATTTTCAAAGTGCATGTGCTTCCGCATGTTTTGGAAAATTGGGTGCTGCTGTCTATTCAGCAATTCATCCAAGTATTAATGGTGTTGGCCCACCTAGGAGTGCTGCAATTATTTTTTGGTGGCACTTATGTCGACTATATGCAGATGGATCCTCCGAAAACGATTTCCTATGAATGGTCAGGACTCATTGGTGACAGCTATCCATTCATAAGCATCTATCCTTGGATTCCGCTTGTACCGATCGTGTTTTTTTCGTTAACGATTATTGCGGCACAACTGATGTTAAATGGGGTGAAAAGAGCATTTGTCTCAAAAAATGTAGTAAAAACGACGGACCTGTCATAA
- a CDS encoding ABC transporter permease subunit, with product MAKTIQSVAKVILECLAAILGVVIVSGLPNLFHNISINIKEYVKTLGYISMKLIHPLSIEYGMNRKVFPQILIHYRESLLLCGLAIVVALVLAWGITYITLLFFRRNMERIQMILAFFESLPDLLIIVTFQLIVIAIFKKTGWLIFQLASVGEERSLFLPVICLSIPISPLFAKLLLQQYENELRKPYVEYAFSKGLSFFYILNKHVLRNVALGLLYYSKTMIWCMLSNLIMIEYVFNVSGITAFLIEYHTPEVFALGVLLLYIPVFLFYRISYLFLPQMWKGEK from the coding sequence GTGGCAAAAACGATACAATCCGTTGCGAAAGTGATACTGGAATGCCTCGCTGCCATTTTAGGAGTAGTGATCGTCAGCGGTTTGCCCAACTTATTTCATAATATTTCGATCAATATAAAGGAATATGTAAAAACGTTAGGGTACATCAGCATGAAGCTTATTCATCCGCTAAGTATCGAATATGGAATGAATAGAAAAGTATTCCCGCAAATTCTTATTCATTATCGGGAGTCGCTCCTACTATGTGGATTGGCAATCGTGGTAGCACTAGTATTAGCATGGGGGATAACGTATATCACGCTGCTTTTCTTTCGGCGCAATATGGAGCGAATCCAAATGATATTAGCTTTTTTCGAGTCCTTACCCGATCTATTGATTATCGTGACCTTTCAGTTAATCGTGATCGCAATATTTAAAAAGACCGGCTGGCTCATTTTTCAGCTTGCTTCTGTCGGAGAGGAAAGAAGCCTTTTTTTGCCTGTTATTTGTCTGAGTATTCCGATTTCTCCGTTGTTTGCAAAGCTGCTTTTGCAGCAATATGAAAATGAACTTCGCAAACCATATGTAGAATATGCTTTTTCGAAAGGGTTGTCTTTTTTCTATATTCTGAATAAGCATGTGCTGCGGAACGTAGCGCTAGGATTGCTTTATTATTCGAAAACAATGATTTGGTGTATGCTTTCGAACTTGATTATGATCGAGTATGTATTTAACGTGAGTGGCATTACTGCTTTTTTGATTGAATATCATACTCCGGAAGTGTTTGCACTCGGGGTGTTATTATTATATATCCCGGTCTTTCTATTTTACAGAATTTCTTATTTGTTTCTTCCACAGATGTGGAAAGGGGAGAAGTAG
- a CDS encoding ROK family protein, translating into MVRTGNIGLVKKINKHIVLKLIREKNNISRAEIAKITGLNKATVSALVDELISEHFVSESGIGVSTGGRRPLMLRFNEAAGSLIGIELGVNYIYAVLTNLNAEIIWEKMCHFRANEKQEAIIEKMIAMIHEAIRHAPTTPYGIMGIGIGVPGIVNTEEGLVIFAPNLHWDHVALASILQKQWPNYPIIIENEAKLAALGEKWFGAGKEFANFVYVSAGIGIGAGVIIHNQLYRGIDGIAGEIGHHVIDVHGVRCNCGNNGCWEMYASEKYIQRRLEQENYHSMLEDFSVEKVRALAERGDKQMAQILAEVGRYLGIGILHIIYAYNPEAVIVGSTIGKAGKWVLEPAREEVEKRILVKNGNGPFIIPSQLFEKSCAIGAVASVLEKVVMPSELEVIS; encoded by the coding sequence ATGGTGCGAACAGGAAATATAGGACTCGTCAAAAAAATCAATAAACATATCGTATTAAAGCTGATTCGTGAAAAAAATAATATTTCGCGGGCGGAGATCGCCAAAATCACCGGATTAAACAAGGCGACGGTATCAGCGTTAGTCGATGAATTAATTTCCGAACATTTTGTCAGTGAAAGCGGAATTGGCGTTTCCACCGGTGGCCGCCGGCCGCTCATGCTCCGCTTTAACGAAGCGGCTGGCTCATTGATTGGCATAGAGTTAGGGGTCAACTACATTTATGCTGTGTTAACTAACTTAAACGCCGAGATCATTTGGGAAAAGATGTGCCATTTCCGCGCCAATGAAAAGCAGGAAGCAATCATTGAAAAAATGATCGCGATGATTCACGAAGCCATTCGCCATGCGCCAACTACTCCGTATGGAATAATGGGCATCGGCATTGGCGTGCCGGGGATTGTGAATACAGAGGAAGGACTTGTTATATTTGCACCAAACCTTCATTGGGATCATGTTGCTCTTGCTTCCATTCTTCAAAAACAATGGCCAAATTATCCGATTATTATTGAAAACGAAGCAAAACTGGCGGCGCTAGGGGAAAAATGGTTTGGCGCCGGCAAAGAGTTTGCGAATTTTGTATATGTCAGCGCTGGAATTGGGATCGGCGCCGGAGTCATCATTCACAACCAGCTATACCGCGGGATTGATGGCATTGCCGGCGAAATCGGCCATCATGTCATTGACGTTCACGGCGTTCGTTGCAACTGCGGCAATAACGGATGCTGGGAGATGTACGCGTCAGAAAAGTATATTCAGCGCCGGCTCGAGCAAGAAAACTATCATTCCATGCTAGAAGACTTTTCCGTAGAAAAAGTGCGCGCATTAGCCGAACGCGGCGACAAGCAAATGGCGCAAATATTAGCGGAGGTCGGCCGCTACCTGGGAATTGGGATTTTACATATCATTTATGCGTATAACCCGGAAGCCGTTATCGTCGGCAGTACGATTGGCAAGGCGGGCAAATGGGTGCTGGAGCCGGCACGGGAAGAAGTCGAAAAAAGGATATTGGTGAAAAATGGGAACGGCCCGTTCATTATTCCATCGCAGTTATTCGAAAAAAGCTGTGCGATCGGTGCCGTGGCTTCCGTATTAGAAAAAGTAGTGATGCCTTCGGAGTTAGAAGTCATTTCATAG
- the gcvPB gene encoding aminomethyl-transferring glycine dehydrogenase subunit GcvPB yields MHKDQPLIFEISKPGRIGYSLPELDVPAVDIDEVVPADYIRTQEPELPEVSELDIMRHYTALSKRNHGVDSGFYPLGSCTMKYNPKINENVARLSGFAHIHPLQPVETVQGALELMYDLQEHLKEITGMDAVTLQPAAGAHGEWTGLMMIRAYHEANGDFQRTKVIVPDSAHGTNPASATVAGFDTVTVKSTENGLVDLEDLKRVVGPDTAALMLTNPNTLGLFEENILEMAKIVHEAGGKLYYDGANLNAVLSKARPGDMGFDVVHLNLHKTFTGPHGGGGPGSGPVGVKADLIPFLPKPVVEKGENGYYLDYDRPQSIGRVKPFYGNFGINVRAYTYIRSMGPDGLKAVTEYAVLNANYMMRRLAEYYDLPYDRHCKHEFVLSGKRQKKLGVRTLDIAKRLLDFGFHPPTVYFPLIVEECMMIEPTETESKETLDAFIDAMIQIAKEAEENPEIVQEAPHTTVVKRLDETTAARKPILRYQKQ; encoded by the coding sequence ATGCATAAAGATCAGCCGCTTATTTTTGAAATCAGCAAACCAGGTCGCATCGGGTACAGCTTGCCGGAATTGGACGTTCCGGCTGTCGATATCGATGAAGTTGTACCTGCGGATTATATCCGCACGCAAGAACCGGAACTTCCGGAAGTATCAGAACTCGATATTATGCGCCATTACACCGCTTTATCGAAACGAAACCATGGCGTCGATTCCGGTTTTTACCCACTCGGTTCGTGCACGATGAAATACAATCCGAAAATCAATGAAAACGTCGCCCGCTTGTCTGGGTTTGCCCATATCCACCCACTTCAGCCGGTAGAAACGGTGCAAGGAGCGCTGGAATTAATGTACGATTTGCAGGAGCATTTAAAGGAAATTACCGGCATGGACGCCGTGACATTGCAGCCGGCCGCGGGTGCGCATGGCGAATGGACGGGTCTGATGATGATTCGCGCCTATCATGAGGCAAACGGTGATTTCCAGCGGACGAAAGTAATTGTTCCTGACTCTGCCCATGGCACGAACCCGGCTTCGGCGACGGTCGCCGGCTTTGACACGGTGACGGTCAAGTCGACGGAGAATGGGCTTGTCGATTTGGAAGATTTAAAACGCGTCGTCGGTCCGGATACAGCGGCATTGATGCTGACAAATCCGAACACGCTCGGCCTGTTTGAAGAAAACATTTTAGAAATGGCGAAAATCGTTCACGAAGCCGGCGGAAAGCTGTATTATGACGGAGCGAACTTAAACGCGGTGTTAAGCAAAGCAAGACCGGGGGACATGGGCTTTGATGTTGTCCATCTCAACTTGCATAAAACGTTTACCGGCCCGCACGGCGGCGGTGGTCCTGGCTCCGGCCCAGTCGGGGTCAAAGCTGACCTTATTCCGTTTTTGCCGAAGCCGGTCGTGGAAAAAGGTGAAAACGGCTATTATCTCGATTATGACCGCCCGCAGTCCATCGGCCGTGTGAAGCCGTTTTACGGTAACTTCGGCATCAACGTCCGCGCCTATACGTATATTCGTTCGATGGGACCGGACGGGCTGAAAGCAGTCACCGAATACGCGGTGTTAAACGCCAACTACATGATGCGCCGCCTTGCCGAATATTACGATTTGCCGTATGACCGCCATTGCAAGCATGAATTCGTGTTGTCCGGCAAACGGCAAAAGAAACTCGGCGTCCGCACGCTTGATATCGCGAAGCGTTTGCTAGATTTCGGTTTCCATCCGCCGACGGTTTATTTCCCGCTTATCGTCGAGGAATGCATGATGATCGAGCCGACGGAAACGGAATCGAAAGAAACGCTCGATGCGTTTATCGACGCGATGATTCAAATCGCCAAAGAAGCGGAGGAAAATCCGGAAATTGTGCAAGAGGCGCCGCATACGACCGTTGTCAAACGCCTCGACGAAACGACAGCGGCGCGCAAGCCGATCTTGCGCTATCAAAAACAATAA